A genomic window from Gossypium hirsutum isolate 1008001.06 chromosome D12, Gossypium_hirsutum_v2.1, whole genome shotgun sequence includes:
- the LOC107930612 gene encoding sulfate transporter 3.1 — protein MGNGDFMYPSSSDRQCATHRVAIPPPQPFFMSFKNSLKETFFPDDPLRQFKNKTPSRRFILGLQYFLPILEWAPRYSFQFLKSDLVAGITIASLAIPQGISYAKLANLPPILGLYSSFIPPLVYAMMGSSRDLAVGTVAVASLLTASMLGQEVNASQNPTLFLHLAFTATFFAGILQASLGLLRLGFIVDFLSHATIVGFMAGAATVVILQQLKGILGLDHFTHSTDIISVLHSVFSQIHQWRWESGVLGVGFLFFLLVTRYFSKRRPKFFWISAMAPLTSVILGSLLVCLTHAEKHGVQVIGNLKKGLNPLSFGDLVFTKPYITTSLKTGIITGIIALAEGIAVGRSFAMFKHYHIDGNKEMVAIGTMNIVGSCFSCYLTTGPFSRSAVNFNAGCKTAMSNVIMAIAVMLTLLFLTPLFYYTPLVVLSAIIISAMLGLIDYEAAIHLWNVDKFDFLVCIGAYAGVVFASVEVGLVIAVAISVVRLLLFVARPRTSVLGNLPDSTIYRNIEQYPNANHVHGVLILEIDAPIYFANSSYLRERISRWIDEEEDKLKATGKTSLQYVILDMTAVGNIDTSGISMLEELKKTTERRELKLVLANPGAEVMKKLNKSKFLENIGQEWIYLTVGEAVEACNFKLHTCKPEESQPWNNV, from the exons ATGGGAAACGGTGATTTTATGTACCCTTCCTCCAGTGATCGCCAATGCGCCACTCATCGAGTGGCGATTCCTCCTCCGCAACCATTCTTCATGTCATTCAAGAATTCTCTCAAGGAAACGTTTTTCCCCGACGACCCGCTTCGTCAATTCAAGAACAAAACGCCATCCCGGAGATTCATACTCGGCCTCCAATATTTCTTGCCCATTCTTGAATGGGCTCCTCGTTACAGCTTCCAGTTCTTGAAATCTGATCTCGTTGCTGGGATCACCATCGCAAGCCTTGCTATCCCTCAGGGTATAAGCTATGCCAAGCTTGCTAACTTGCCACCCATTCTCGGCCTTT ATTCAAGCTTTATTCCACCACTGGTTTATGCGATGATGGGGAGCTCGAGAGATTTGGCAGTGGGGACCGTGGCTGTTGCCTCACTTCTAACAGCTTCTATGTTGGGGCAGGAAGTGAATGCTTCTCAGAATCCCACGCTTTTCCTCCACCTTGCTTTCACTGCAACTTTTTTTGCAGGAATTTTACAAGCTTCGTTAGGCCTTTTAcg GCTAGGGTTTATCGTGGATTTTCTTTCACATGCGACGATAGTAGGGTTCATGGCAGGGGCAGCCACTGTAGTAATCTTACAACAGTTAAAAGGAATTCTAGGACTTGATCACTTCACTCATTCTACAGACATTATCTCTGTCTTGCACTCTGTTTTCAGCCAAATTCATCAG TGGAGATGGGAGAgtggtgttttgggtgttggtttccttttctttctcctcGTCACCAGATATTTC AGCAAGAGACGACCCAAGTTCTTTTGGATATCAGCAATGGCGCCTTTGACATCAGTCATCCTTGGAAGTCTTCTCGTTTGTCTAACTCATGCCGAGAAACACGGTGTTCAAGTG ATAGGAAACCTGAAGAAAGGGTTGAATCCTTTGTCTTTCGGTGATTTGGTATTTACGAAGCCGTATATCACAACGTCTCTGAAAACTGGCATCATCACTGGCATTATTGCTCTTGCC GAAGGAATAGCAGTGGGGAGAAGCTTCGCAATGTTCAAGCACTACCATATTGATGGCAACAAAGAAATGGTAGCCATTGGGACCATGAATATCGTTGGTTCTTGTTTTTCTTGCTATCTCACAACCG GACCATTTTCACGATCAGCTGTTAACTTCAATGCGGGATGCAAAACAGCAATGTCCAACGTTATCATGGCCATTGCAGTTATGCTTACGTTGCTGTTCCTAACACCATTGTTCTATTACACTCCCCTCGTAGTGTTGTCTGCAATCATAATTTCTGCAATGCTCGGCCTTATTGATTACGAAGCTGCCATTCATCTTTGGAACGTCGATAAATTCGATTTCCTGGTGTGTATAGGTGCATATGCCGGAGTTGTTTTCGCCAGTGTCGAGGTTGGCTTAGTCATAGCG GTTGCAATTTCAGTGGTGAGACTGCTGCTGTTTGTTGCAAGGCCAAGGACCTCTGTTCTTGGGAACCTTCCAGATTCCACCATCTATAGAAACATTGAGCAATATCCAAATGCAAACCATGTTCATGGTGTTCTTATACTTGAGATAGATGCTCCAATTTACTTTGCCAACTCAAGTTACTTAAGAGAAAG GATATCGAGGTGGATTGATGAAGAGGAAGACAAGTTGAAAGCAACAGGGAAAACTAGCTTACAGTATGTTATACTTGATATGACTG CTGTTGGTAACATTGACACCAGTGGGATAAGCATGCTTGAAGAGCTCAAGAAAACTACTGAAAGAAGGGAGctcaag CTTGTATTGGCCAACCCTGGAGCTGAAGTGATGAAGAAACTAAACAAATCCAAGTTCCTGGAAAACATAGGTCAAGAATGGATATATTTGACGGTAGGAGAAGCCGTTGAAGCCtgtaatttcaagcttcatacatGCAAACCAGAGGAATCACAGCCATGGAACAATGTTTAA
- the LOC107930603 gene encoding protein NETWORKED 1D — MATVMHSDSKGMYSWWWNSHISPKNSKWLQENLTDMDTKVKQMIKLIEEDADSFARRAEMYYKKRPELMKLVEEFYRAYRAMAERYDHATGVLRQAHRTMAEAFPNQVPLVFGDESPGGSATEVGPCSPEMPPHLRELLEPDELQKDAVGLSSYAIKRNGEFSEESESAMSRKGHKQFNDMFGSDEATNHVKFAEGRARKSLNFHDTEEKDQSLQNNGGPDLSVQVPSESERVSKAEMEILNLKYALAKLEAEKEAGLLEYRQSLERLSNLEQEVSRAQEDSLGLNERASQAEAEVLTLKDSLTKLEAEREANLVRYQQCLEKINNLENSISQAQKNAGELNERASKAEIEAQALKQDLTKVEDEKKDALAQYKQCLETISTLEQTLLNAEESARRMTERAEKAETELETLKLVVVELTKDKEAAALQYQQCLETISSLANKLDHAQEEAQRLNHEKDEGAAKLKGAEERCSMLERANQNLHTEFESLVQKMGDQSQEITEKQKEMGRLWTSIQEERLRFMEAETAFHTLQRLHSQSQEELRSLATELQNRAQNLQDTETRNQGLEAELQRVKDENKGLNELNLSSAMSIENLQVAILRLRETIAKLEAEVELRLDQRNALQQEIYCLKEELNDFNKRHQDMTGQLKSVGLTPENFASSVKELQDENRKLKDVCVRDKDEKLALLEKLKIMEKIIEKNTLLENSLSDLNLELEGVRGRVKTLEESCNSLLGEKSTLAAENNMLISQLQVATENLEKLLKKNNFLENSLFDANSKLEGLRVKLSNLENSCLLLGDEKSGLIIQTDGLIAQLDVSQKRFEDLEKRYCGLEEKYVSLEKARELTFCEVEELQKSLEAEKQEHASFARSQVTALEAQIHFLQVESLCRKKEYEEELDKSVTAQVEIFILQKCAQDLEEKNLSLSLECRKLSEASMLSEKLISGLELGNSEKQMDIKSLFDQITILRMGLYEMLRTLEIDAIHGHDDTIEQDQSVLNCVFGRLREKQHSFLKSLDENQQFFIENSVLIAMLGQLKLEAEDLAKEKNSLHQELKVWSEQFSELQRRAEKLVDMNEELKSKVIEGDQREEVLQTEIGSVRRQLLVLQREHQSSLEDNRKVVDERKSLMKEVLDLGKEKHNLEEENDAVFAEAISQSNITLIFKDIIADNFEEIKHLTDNLDKLKCANDDLDGKLRIMERKFEDMQMENSHLKDSMRNLENELVSVRSDGDRLNDEVSKGKDLLGQKEIVLLEAERMLSASQEERAQLHEVIEELKTKYEEVKLIGEDQKKQIVKLSGEYDHQSKETESIRQANQKLEVELSRLKEELEERKNKEDSLSVELQKGRSEVERWECQAAALMGELQMSAVRAALLEETTHEFSKECEALESRSISKAMEVEELEKSARILERENGELKAQLAAYIPAVVSLMDSVTSLGSRTCLSPKFPTDHNDKVKDADLTTELHAENCQQTGEDRIASVPDGFPDLQGIHRRIKSIEKAVLEMQKLASMENLNLNSKLETAMRQIEELRFRSNSRRERVRAKRHVNARQDGGKLGHGLGSNVKIQRPTPEISEEDNEMMTKDIMLDQTSECSSYGLSRRETADLDNQMLELWETTDQDVNIALKVGRAQKVVIAPTGNQRIGAAKARKGKSLSTESLVKELGVDRESSKRFTEPYQEGSKRKIIERLDSDAQKLANLQITVQDLKRKVDITEAGKMVIGIEYGTVKQQLEEAEEAIMQLFDVNRKLTTHVEDRSRSLDGKPALESDESGSFRRRRVSEQVRRGSEKIVRLQLEVQKIQFMLLKLDKKESKGQTRIMERKTRVVLRDYLYGGIRKNHKRKKATFCACAKPPTKGD, encoded by the exons ATGGCAACTGTGATGCATTCCGATTCTAAAGGCATGTACTCATGGTGGTGGAACAGTCACATAAGCCCCAAAAATTCAAAATGGCTCCAGGAGAATCTCACAG ATATGGATACTAAAGTCAAGCAAATGATCAAGCTCATTGAAGAAGATGCTGATTCCTTTGCTAGGCGAGCAGAGATGTATTACAAGAAACGTCCAGAGTTAATGAAATTGGTAGAAGAGTTTTATCGAGCATACCGTGCAATGGCTGAAAGATATGATCATGCAACTGGGGTGCTTCGTCAGGCTCATCGGACCATGGCAGAAGCATTTCCAAACCAGGTTCCCCTGGTTTTTGGCGATGAATCACCAGGAGGTTCAGCTACAGAGGTTGGTCCCTGTTCACCTGAGATGCCACCACATTTACGTGAATTATTGGAGCCTGATGAGCTGCAGAAGGATGCTGTGGGACTCTCTTCATATGCTATCAAGAGGAATGGAGAATTTTCGGAAGAATCTGAATCTGCAATGAGCAGGAAGGGTCATAAACAGTTCAATGATATGTTTGGTTCTGATGAAGCTACAAACCATGTCAAGTTCGCTGAAGGAAGAGCAAGAAAAAGCCTCAACTTTCACGATACAGAGGAGAAAGACCAAAGTCTGCAGAACAACGGGGGGCCTGATCTCAGTGTTCAAGTCCCATCTGAGTCCGAACGAGTGAGTAAAGCTGAGATGGAAATTTTAAACTTGAAGTATGCTCTTGCCAAATTAGAAGCTGAAAAAGAAGCTGGCCTACTTGAGTACCGGCAGAGTTTGGAGAGATTATCTAATCTAGAACAAGAAGTCTCTCGTGCACAAGAAGATTCCTTGGGGCTTAATGAACGAGCAAGTCAAGCTGAAGCTGAAGTTCTGACTTTGAAGGATTCCCTCACCAAATTAGAGGCTGAAAGGGAAGCTAATCTTGTTCGATATCAGCAGTGCTTGGAGAAGATAAATAATCTTGAGAATAGTATATCTCAAGCACAAAAGAATGCTGGAGAACTGAATGAGCGAGCTAGTAAAGCTGAAATTGAAGCCCAAGCTTTGAAGCAGGACCTCACCAAAGTAGAAGATGAAAAGAAGGATGCTCTTGCTCAATACAAGCAGTGTTTAGAAACAATAAGCACCTTGGAACAAACATTATTGAATGCTGAAGAGAGTGCTAGAAGGATGACTGAACGAGCAGAGAAAGCAGAAACTGAACTTGAAACTCTAAAACTAGTAGTTGTTGAGCTGACCAAAGATAAGGAAGCAGCTGCTCTTCAGTACCAGCAGTGTTTAGAGACAATTTCTAGCCTGGCAAACAAACTTGATCATGCCCAGGAGGAGGCACAAAGGCTTAACCATGAGAAAGATGAAGGGGCTGCAAAGTTAAAAGGTGCTGAAGAAAGATGTAGTATGTTGGAGAGAGCTAATCAGAATCTGCATACTGAATTTGAGTCTTTGGTGCAGAAGATGGGGGATCAAAGTCAAGAAATAACAGAGAAGCAGAAGGAAATGGGGAGACTTTGGACCTCCATACAAGAAGAACGTTTGAGATTCATGGAGGCTGAAACAGCATTTCACACTTTGCAGCGTTTGCACTCTCAATCTCAGGAAGAACTCAGATCTCTAGCCACTGAGCTTCAGAATAGGGCTCAAAATTTACAGGACACTGAAACACGCAATCAGGGTTTAGAGGCTGAACTACAGAGGGTCAAGGATGAAAACAAAGGCCTGAATGAACTAAATTTAAGTTCAGCAATGTCCATTGAGAATTTGCAAGTAGCGATCTTAAGATTAAGGGAGACTATAGCCAAACTTGAAGCAGAAGTTGAACTTAGACTGGACCAAAGAAATGCTCTTCAGCAAGAAATTTACTGTTTGAAAGAGGAGCTCAATGACTTTAACAAGAGACACCAGGATATGACAGGGCAGCTGAAATCAGTTGGCTTAACTCCAGAAAACTTTGCGTCATCTGTGAAGGAATTGCAAGATGAGAACAGAAAGCTAAAAGATGTCTGTGTAAGAGACAAAGATGAAAAGCTGGCCCTACTCGAGAAGTTGAAAATCATGGAGAAAATTATTGAGAAAAATACCCTTTTAGAGAATTCACTCTCAGATTTGAATCTCGAGCTAGAAGGTGTTCGGGGGAGAGTAAAGACATTGGAAGAATCCTGTAACTCTCTTTTAGGAGAGAAATCCACCCTTGCTGCAGAGAACAATATGCTTATTTCTCAGTTACAGGTTGCAACTGAGAATCTGGAGAAGCTTTTAAAGAAGAATAACTTTCTGGAGAATTCCCTTTTTGATGCAAATTCCAAACTTGAAGGATTGAGGGTAAAATTAAGTAACTTAGAAAATTCATGTTTGTTGCTTGGTGATGAGAAGTCAGGCCTGATAATACAGACAGATGGTTTGATTGCTCAGTTGGATGTCAGTCAGAAAAGATTTGAAGATTTAGAAAAAAGATATTGCGGATTAGAAGAAAAGTATGTGAGTCTGGAGAAAGCGCGAGAATTAACATTTTGTGAAGTAGAAGAGCTACAAAAGTCACTAGAAGCTGAAAAGCAAGAACATGCTAGCTTTGCACGGTCCCAAGTAACTGCTTTGGAAGCTCAAATCCATTTTCTACAAGTGGAAAGTCTATGCAGGAAGAAAGAATATGAAGAGGAACTGGACAAGTCCGTGACTGCTCAGGTAGAAATTTTCATCCTGCAGAAATGCGCACAGGATCTGGAAGAAAAGAATTTGTCCTTGTCACTTGAGTGCAGGAAACTCTCAGAAGCCTCCATGTTATCAGAAAAACTTATCTCTGGATTGGAGCTTGGAAATTCCGAAAAGCAGATGGACATAAAATCTTTATTTGATCAAATTACCATATTGAGGATGGGGCTTTATGAGATGTTGAGGACTCTTGAGATTGATGCTATACATGGTCATGATGATACGATCGAACAAGACCAATCAGTTCTTAACTGTGTATTTGGAAGACTCCGAGAGAAGCAGCATTCATTTCTAAAGTCTCTGGACGAAAATCAACAATTTTTTATTGAGAATTCAGTTCTTATTGCAATGCTTGGGCAACTGAAATTAGAGGCAGAAGATCTTGCTAAAGAGAAGAATTCACTGCACCAGGAGTTGAAGGTTTGGTCTGAGCAATTTTCAGAGCTTCAGAGAAGAGCTGAAAAACTTGTGGATATGAATGAAGAACTGAAATCAAAAGTGATAGAGGGAGACCAAAGAGAAGAAGTTCTGCAGACTGAAATAGGAAGTGTTCGTAGACAACTGTTAGTTTTGCAAAGGGAACATCAGAGCTCATTGGAGGACAACCGTAAGGTGGTAGATGAGAGAAAGTCTTTGATGAAGGAAGTTTTAGACTTGGGCAAGGAGAAACATAATCTAGAAGAGGAAAACGATGCTGTCTTTGCTGAAGCAATATCTCAAAGTAACATCACTCTTATTTTCAAGGATATTATTGCTGATAATTTTGAGGAAATAAAGCATCTCACTGACAATCTAGATAAACTCAAATGCGCCAATGATGATCTTGATGGAAAACTGAGGATAATGGAGAGGAAGTTTGAAGATATGCAAATGGAAAACTCACATCTCAAAGATTCAATGAGAAACTTGGAGAATGAACTGGTTTCAGTTAGATCTGATGGTGATCGGTTAAATGATGAAGTTTCGAAGGGAAAGGATTTGTTGGGCCAGAAAGAGATTGTGCTTTTGGAAGCTGAACGAATGCTCAGTGCAAGTCAAGAGGAGAGAGCCCAATTGCATGAAGTTATAGAGGAGCTGAAGACTAAATATGAGGAGGTCAAGTTGATAGGTGAAGATCAAAAGAAGCAAATTGTGAAACTATCCGGAGAGTATGATCATCAAAGTAAGGAAACTGAAAGCATTCGTCAGGCTAATCAGAAACTCGAGGTTGAATTGTCCAGATTGAAGGAGGAACttgaagaaaggaaaaacaaggaGGATAGTTTGAGTGTTGAGCTACAAAAGGGAAGAAGTGAGGTTGAACGATGGGAATGTCAGGCTGCTGCACTGATGGGTGAGTTACAGATGTCTGCAGTCCGTGCAGCATTGCTTGAAGagacaactcatgagttcagcaAGGAATGCGAAGCCCTTGAAAGTAGAAGTATTTCCAAAGCTATGGAGGTAGAAGAGCTGGAAAAAAGTGCTAGAATCTTGGAACGTGAGAATGGAGAACTTAAAGCTCAGTTAGCAGCATATATTCCAGCTGTTGTTTCTCTCATGGACAGTGTGACATCGTTGGGGAGTCGAACTTGCTTGTCTCCAAAATTTCCCACAGATCATAATGACAAAGTAAAG GATGCCGATCTGACGACTGAATTGCATGCTGAAAACTGTCAACAAACAGGTGAAGATCGAATTGCATCTGTTCCAGATGGTTTTCCTGACTTGCAAGGTATCCATAGGAGAATTAAATCTATTGAAAAAGCAGTGCTGGAAATGCAAAAGCTTGCGTCGATGGAAAACTTAAATCTCAATTCCAAACTAGAGACTGCTATGAGGCAGATTGAAGAATTAAGATTTAGAAGCAACTCACGTCGAGAACGAGTTAGAGCAAAGAGGCACGTAAATGCTAGACAAGACGGGGGGAAACTTGGCCATGGACTCGGTAGCAATGTCAAAATTCAGAGACCAACACCTGAAATTTCTGAAGAGGACAATGAGATGATGACAAAAGACATTATGCTTGATCAGACATCTGAGTGTTCATCCTATGGGTTAAGCAGGAGAGAAACTGCAGATCTTGATAATCAGATGCTTGAGTTGTGGGAAACAACTGACCAAGATGTTAACATTGCCTTGAAAGTTGGCAGGGCCCAGAAGGTTGTCATTGCTCCAACTGGCAACCAACGAATTGGTGCTGCAAAGGCACGCAAGGGCAAAAGTCTTTCTACAGAATCTCTTGTGAAGGAGTTAGGTGTTGATAGAGAGAGCTCTAAGAGATTTACAGAGCCTTACCAAGAAGGAAGCAAGAGGAAGATTATAGAAAGACTTGATTCTGATGCACAAAAGTTGGCTAACCTTCAAATAACTGTGCAGGATCTGAAGAGGAAAGTGGATATAACCGAGGCAGGAAAAATGGTGATAGGAATCGAATATGGTACAGTAAAACAGCAGCTAGAAGAAGCTGAGGAAGCCATCATGCAGCTATTTGATGTCAATCGCAAACTGACGACACACGTTGAAGATCGTTCTCGGTCTCTTGATGGGAAACCTGCACTAGAATCTGATGAGAGTGGTTCCTTTAGGAGGCGGAGAGTATCAGAACAAGTTCGAAGAGGGTCTGAAAAAATAGTGCGGTTGCAATTGGAGGTGCAGAAAATACAGTTCATGTTACTGAAACTTGACAAAAAAGAAAGTAAAGGACAAACCAGGATCATGGAGCGTAAAACAAGAGTTGTATTGCGGGACTATCTTTATGGCGGGATAAGAAAGAACCACAAGAGGAAGAAAGCAACCTTTTGTGCATGTGCTAAACCCCCAACGAAAGGAGATTGA